Genomic window (Criblamydia sequanensis CRIB-18):
CAGCCCAATCTTCCTGTCCTTGATAATCAAGGTTCGTTATTTCTTGAGAGCAAATGTAAAATTGCTAAAGCTCCGGATGGAAATGGATCTTCCCTTCAGGCTTTATATAAAAGCTGCGTGTTCTCAAAATGGAAACAACGAGGAATACGTTATTTGCTATTTATATTGATTGATAACCCGCTGGCAGACCCATTTGATAAAGAACTTGTTGGAATGGCGGCGGAGTTAAAGAGCGATGTCACCATCAAATGCGTCCAAAGGATCGACCCGGACGAAAAAGTCGGGGTCTTTATTCAAGATCAAGATAAAACAAAAGTAGTAGAGTATAGCGAGTTTCCAAAAAACCTCTATGAAGCCAAAGTAAATGGGGCTTTCCTTTTCCCCTATGCCAATATCAGTTACTTTTGTTTTGACCTGAACTTTATTGAATCTCTTGCCAATATTACTCTTCCGATGCATTTAGCCTTTAAATCAGTTCCCATTTATTCGAGAGAAAAAGAGGCTATCGTAATCAGTAAAGAACCTTTTGCTTGGAAGTTTGAAAAGTTTATTTTTGATGTTTTACCTTATGCAAAGGTTGATCTTCTTCTCGAGGAGAGGAAATTTTGCTACAGTCCTTTAAAAAATAAGGAAGGGAATGCAAGTCTTAAAACTGTTCAAGAAGATTTAATGGCTCTTGATAAAATAAAAATAGAATCAGTCACAGAGACAAAAGCTCCTGATATTCAACCGTTTGAAGTAGATCCTGCCTTTTATTACCCGACTTCTGAATTAAAAAAGAAATGGCACAAAAGATCCATACCCTTAAAAGCTTATATCTCCGCAAGGGATTAAAAGGATAAAAAAGTTTTAATCGCTTATAAGCAAACTTAGATTAGTATTGTAATAAAGTTAATAACAAGCGAGCTGCTTTCACTTTTTTGGAATTTATAATGTTATTAAAAACTGATAAAAAATTAAAAATTGGCTACCTAGGAACAGGTTCTTGGGGTTTTTGCTTAGCTTCTCTTTTAGCCTCGAAAGGGTATGAAGTCATTTCCTGGTCAAGCCGTGAAGATTGGGTAAAGCAGCTTCAGCTAACCCGAGAGCATGAACTTTTGCCCGGGCATCGCTCTCCGGGGGAGATGAGCTTTACAACAAATCTTAATGAAGTTTTAGACGGCGTCGATGTTCTTATTGAATCGGTATCATCAAACGGGGTAAGGAACGTTCTTGAAAAAGTTAAAGCTATTGGCATGCCTTCTTGTCCTTTAATTTTAACATCTAAAGGGATTGAGCAAAAAACCGGTTTAATCCTCCCGGAAGTTGCCATACAAGTCCTTGGGGAATCCTTTCGGGATCAGGTGGGTTTGCTATCCGGTCCAAGTTTTGCCCATGATGTGATCCGCGGGCTTCCGACTTCTGTTGTCGGAACCGCTTACACAAAATCGGTCATGCATTTTGTCTCCGAACTTTTTGGCACTCAAAATTTTCGAGTCTATCCAAATAGCGATATCAAAGGCGTGGCTTTCGGGGGAGCTTTAAAAAATGTGATTGCCATCGCTTGTGGAATTGCGGAAGGGCTAGCCCTTGGATTTAGCTGCCACGCAGCTTTAATGACAAGGGGCTTGCATGAGATTAGAAAATTGGCTACAGCATCAGGATGCCATCCAGAAACTTTATATGGCCTGTCCGGGATGGGAGATCTTTGTTTGACTTGCGGGTCTTTGATGAGCCGGAATTTCAGATTCGGCCATCTCTTAGCAGAAGGGTATACACCCGATCAAGCCAAGGAAAAAATTGGCATGGTTGTGGAAGGTGCTTATGCCACTATTTCTGCCTTTGAACTCAGTCAAAAAATGAAGATCACCATGCCGATAACAGAAGCTGTTTATCACATCTTACAAGGAAAGCTTCAGATTAAAAAAGTGGTGATGGAGCTTATGCAAAGAACGATAAAAGAAGAACATTTATAAGAGAATAACCTTATGAAAGTCGTTTCATCCTCTGAGATGGCCCGCTTGGAAAAGAGCGCCTATGGTCTTGGCTATAAAGATGAAGATTTTATGTCGAATGCTGGCATGAAAGTTTCTCAGCATGCCATTGATTGGGTTAATGAAAAAAAATTAGAAAAAAAATGCCTTCTTCTGATCGGTAAAGGAAATAATGGAGGGGATGCGGCCGTTGCGGCAAGCGTTCTTTTAGAAAAAGGTTTTCAAATAGTAGCGCTTCTTGCGTCGCCCTTAGAAAGCGCAAGCCCGCTTTGTCAAAAAAAGGTGAAGAACCTAATGAATAAAGGGGTTAAAGTTAGGCACTATGACCCTGAAGAAGACTTCCCGATACCGGCAGGCGGTTTTATTATCGATGGTCTTTTTGGAACGGGTCTAAAAGAAGCTCCAAAAGAGCCTTATGCCTCTCTTATTGAAAAAGCGAATGCTTCAAGGCTCCCTATTCTGTCGGTAGATATTCCATCCGGGGTTAATGGAGATACAGGCGTTGTAAAAGGAGCTGCTATAAAGGCTAAAAAAACTGTTTTTTTAGGTCTTCCCAAAATCGGTTTTTTCATCAATCAGGGCTTTGAACATATAGGTGAGTTATCTTACGCAGACTTTGGCTTGCCGAATTCTTTAATCGAAGAAGTAAAAAGCCCTTACATTTATATCACAAAAGAAGATGTGTTTAATAACCTCCCCAAAATTAAAAGAACGCGCCATAAGTATGAAGCGGGTGCCGTTTCGATTGTAGCCGGCTCTAAAGAAATGCCGGGGTCTTCTTTATTAGTCGCTTCCTCCGCTTTAAGATCCGGAGCCGGTATGGTGCATTTATTCCATCCCGCGGGGATTGAAAATTTATTAGCGGCAAGCTTATATGAAATTATCAAAGTCCCTTTCAATGTTAAGGAAGGCAAGACCTTAGCCTTAGAGCTAAATAAAGCCTCTTGCATAGCCATAGGCCCGGGACTTGGCCAATCAGATGAGGTCGTGGAATTTTTTAAGGATTTAATCTCAAAAGTAGATAAACCCCTAGTCCTTGATGCCGACGCTTTGAACATAGTAGCTAAAAATGCTTTTCCCCTACCTAAAGGTAGTGTATTGACACCCCACCTTGGAGAGATGAGAAGGCTTTTAGAAACCTTGGAAAAAGAACCTGTGGATGAAAAATTTCTTGAAAAGTGTCAGCTTTATGCCAAAGAGAAAGGGGTTCTTCTTATTCTTAAAGGAGCTCCGACTTTCATATTCATAAAAGACAAGATTTATATAAGCGCTTTTGGCGATCCCGGAATGGCGACTGCCGGCAGCGGAGATGTTTTAACAGGGCTTATAGCAAGCTTTATCGCTCAAGGGTTAGAAATTGAGAAAGCGGCCTATATAGCTCCTGCTTTTCACGGCATGGCAGGTGAAAAAGCGGCAAAGGCTTTAACTTCGTATTGTGTAATAGCAAGCGATATCTATAGTCACTATAGCGACGTCTTTAAAGAAGCTCTCTAAGGGTTGTTTGCTTCACGAATCTTGTCTGCAAGAAACTTTTGATAAACCGATTCTTTAGAGGAAATAATAGTGCTCTTATCAGAAGTTGCCCAAGCCTCTTTTAATTCATGAAAAGTCTTAATTTTAGAGCCCCCTGCATCGAAACCTAAAACTTTAACAGACCCTGCCATATGGATCTTGTCGCGGCCCTCAAAAGTCATACCTTTATAATTAGTTAGTTTGATACCGAGAGGTGACTCCGTGTCGCAGTAAGAAAAAATATTTTGAGAGAACTCCATTTTATTTTTATGCAAAGACCCTTTAACTGAGGTGGGTTTTCCCTCTTGACCGCTTCCTAAAATAAAAACAGACCCGCCTTTAGGACTTTCAGAAGGGAGCCAAATAGCTAAGGATTCTTTTAAATGGATTTCGAAATTTCCTTTTGCGTCGCAAATAAACGAAGTAATTTTTGTTCCCTCATCAAAGCGCTTGAAAAGAGATTTCCAAAGAAAAGCCATATCTTCTTGACCGGTATGCTGCTCGATTGCTTGATAGAGATCCACAAGAGGTTTATGCTCTTCAACAGTTGGGGCTGCAGCTTCAGAAAGACCTTGAGCTTCCAATTCTTTTTTGAGCTCTTTCAGCTTTTTTTCTTCAGTTCCGCAGGCATTGGTTAAACAGGCATCGCTTTGAATCTTTTGAAGCGCTTCCTCTATTTCTTCTTTTAAAGACGCGATGACTTGTTTGTTGGCTGTTTCTTGCTCCTGTAAGGAGATTTTTTCTTTGTTCAACTCTTCGTATTTAGTCTCTAGCTCTCTAATAGAAGCAAGCAAGGGATGATCGCTTTTGTCATTATTGGATTCAAGGTCTGCAATTACCTGATCGAGCTTATCAAAAGCAAAAGTTTCATCTAAAGATAGAATTTTTTTCTTTGCTTCTTCTTTGGCTTTACTTGAAATGAATCCTTTAACAGAAGCAAAAAAGCCGGAGGTGGCTTGTTTATAATCTTTAGCACTTCTTAAAAGCTCATCTTTGGCCGCTATTTTTTCAGCTATGGAGTCTTGATTTTCTAAAATCTTAGTTTCATTTGATAATTTCTTTAGAGCCAAAGCTTCGTTTGAAGTATTAAACGCATCCCGTCTATTTAAAAAGTTCTTAGAAAGATTTACAATATTTTCAACTGATTCGTTTTTAATTTTGTAAGCATCGGTAATTTTTTTGATGGCATTTTCAAAAGCTTCTTTTCTTGATTTAGAAAATAGAAATACGATTTTCTTCCAGAATGAGCAGAAAAAAATGCGAATTTTTGAAAGGGTTGCTAAAAAGAGTCCTTTAGACGAGTTTTGAAATAGATTAGAGGGGATTTCTAC
Coding sequences:
- a CDS encoding UTP--glucose-1-phosphate uridylyltransferase; its protein translation is MIASDCLQKLKSIGEEKLLIDFESLNDADKKTLLKDIENLDLDVLKEQKRILRTRNDAQAQINFKPIKNPYQSPNQSFEDKGKELISKGLVGCLVVAGGQGTRLKFDHPKGLFPVTPVLKKSLFQLLSEKVLKASDQAKEKLPLAIMTSSINEEETKQFFKENRFFGMEEKDLDFFTQPNLPVLDNQGSLFLESKCKIAKAPDGNGSSLQALYKSCVFSKWKQRGIRYLLFILIDNPLADPFDKELVGMAAELKSDVTIKCVQRIDPDEKVGVFIQDQDKTKVVEYSEFPKNLYEAKVNGAFLFPYANISYFCFDLNFIESLANITLPMHLAFKSVPIYSREKEAIVISKEPFAWKFEKFIFDVLPYAKVDLLLEERKFCYSPLKNKEGNASLKTVQEDLMALDKIKIESVTETKAPDIQPFEVDPAFYYPTSELKKKWHKRSIPLKAYISARD
- a CDS encoding NAD(P)H-dependent glycerol-3-phosphate dehydrogenase yields the protein MLLKTDKKLKIGYLGTGSWGFCLASLLASKGYEVISWSSREDWVKQLQLTREHELLPGHRSPGEMSFTTNLNEVLDGVDVLIESVSSNGVRNVLEKVKAIGMPSCPLILTSKGIEQKTGLILPEVAIQVLGESFRDQVGLLSGPSFAHDVIRGLPTSVVGTAYTKSVMHFVSELFGTQNFRVYPNSDIKGVAFGGALKNVIAIACGIAEGLALGFSCHAALMTRGLHEIRKLATASGCHPETLYGLSGMGDLCLTCGSLMSRNFRFGHLLAEGYTPDQAKEKIGMVVEGAYATISAFELSQKMKITMPITEAVYHILQGKLQIKKVVMELMQRTIKEEHL
- a CDS encoding bifunctional ADP-dependent NAD(P)H-hydrate dehydratase/NAD(P)H-hydrate epimerase — encoded protein: MKVVSSSEMARLEKSAYGLGYKDEDFMSNAGMKVSQHAIDWVNEKKLEKKCLLLIGKGNNGGDAAVAASVLLEKGFQIVALLASPLESASPLCQKKVKNLMNKGVKVRHYDPEEDFPIPAGGFIIDGLFGTGLKEAPKEPYASLIEKANASRLPILSVDIPSGVNGDTGVVKGAAIKAKKTVFLGLPKIGFFINQGFEHIGELSYADFGLPNSLIEEVKSPYIYITKEDVFNNLPKIKRTRHKYEAGAVSIVAGSKEMPGSSLLVASSALRSGAGMVHLFHPAGIENLLAASLYEIIKVPFNVKEGKTLALELNKASCIAIGPGLGQSDEVVEFFKDLISKVDKPLVLDADALNIVAKNAFPLPKGSVLTPHLGEMRRLLETLEKEPVDEKFLEKCQLYAKEKGVLLILKGAPTFIFIKDKIYISAFGDPGMATAGSGDVLTGLIASFIAQGLEIEKAAYIAPAFHGMAGEKAAKALTSYCVIASDIYSHYSDVFKEAL
- a CDS encoding coiled-coil domain-containing protein, which encodes MNSTQLSECFQTGNYYNFPEMERLINTVIENPTKDVEIPSNLFQNSSKGLFLATLSKIRIFFCSFWKKIVFLFSKSRKEAFENAIKKITDAYKIKNESVENIVNLSKNFLNRRDAFNTSNEALALKKLSNETKILENQDSIAEKIAAKDELLRSAKDYKQATSGFFASVKGFISSKAKEEAKKKILSLDETFAFDKLDQVIADLESNNDKSDHPLLASIRELETKYEELNKEKISLQEQETANKQVIASLKEEIEEALQKIQSDACLTNACGTEEKKLKELKKELEAQGLSEAAAPTVEEHKPLVDLYQAIEQHTGQEDMAFLWKSLFKRFDEGTKITSFICDAKGNFEIHLKESLAIWLPSESPKGGSVFILGSGQEGKPTSVKGSLHKNKMEFSQNIFSYCDTESPLGIKLTNYKGMTFEGRDKIHMAGSVKVLGFDAGGSKIKTFHELKEAWATSDKSTIISSKESVYQKFLADKIREANNP